Below is a genomic region from Medicago truncatula cultivar Jemalong A17 chromosome 3, MtrunA17r5.0-ANR, whole genome shotgun sequence.
atttcttggtgttgttatattttcttttgctccctttatcttgtttattccTTGCTTTGGATTGTGGTTTTGCTATGCACTTGATTATagacttgctccacacatcatatataatttgtaTTGGTGTGAAATTTGAGTTCAGAATTCACAACAGGTGATTCTAACTCAATTAAGTGATTCTGATGTTGTCCTTCTGTATCATTGGTCAATATGTCaccaaaatctcataaaatgtGATGTTTAATTCATGAAATTCTCACATAGCTTATATGAAAGTCTGATAATTTAATtcctatgtttatttattaGCAAGATTAGGATTAATCAGTTGGATGATGTTTACACAAGAGCAATAAGCAATTGCACTGCACTCACACACACATCCACACTTTATATCAATATTGGGTGAACAATCTAAGTTGTGTTAAAGGGGGTGATTTAGATGTTTGTTGTGGAATCCATACATGAGGACAATCCTGCTCAAAACTtattaaatgcacaatttatgTGTAATCCCATAAACTAGGAATTGATTGATCAAATTTAATGTATTTTCTCTTTTgcttagaaaaaaaaaggaactaaATGATCAATACCCTTAGTTACATCACTCAAGGAAGAGCAAAGTTCAAGTTCGGGGGTGCGATAATCACAAAAATGAAGGTTATTACCTTTAATTTATCCTCATAAACTAATGATGTCTTGATTGATTGCATTGACCTAATTTATCTGATTTGTCTATTTAGGATTTTATGAATTATCTGATTTGTCTATTTAGGTTATTACCTTTAATTTATCCTCATAAAGGTCATATTAGACCCATGGATTTATATCATACAAATAAATTAGAATCACActttacaaaatttatatttttcaatgaattgctatttttatgtttcatgtttattagtagtagtagtttaattttttttttttcatagtttattataaataaaatttaactaCTCTATTACCTTCTTAGTTTATTTGAAGCGTTATTAATACGACATAAACTTTTGAGTATGCCACCAGATCTTGTTAGacttttaaaaaatgtcataccatacattctttaaaaaagaaaatatcataGACAAacaatgatttaatttttttttaagagacactattttctttttttagaggaggatattaatttaatcttgttaataataattttcccaTATTTATACGGGACAGAGATACTCTCAcatataaaataatcatttcTGCTATCTTTACTTTTAAATGACCTAAGAGATCAATCAATACAACAcaatatcaaaatcataaaattggAGTACATAGCCCGGTTTTACATTCATTATCCACATGCAAAGATGGGACGATTTTACAATCATATCACTTAACTTGGCCATACATAAgggaaaaatagaaatatatttttatgatgcTTAAAAAAAGGGAAACGAAAACTTGACCCTACATGATACAAAAGGAATAAAACAAAGCATTGGTAAACCTTGTTGCTTGCAAATACGCTTTAGAAATGGATGCTAGGTGGAGGCTGGTTACCATAAGGTGGTGGTCTCTTGTTTGATGGTTTTTTGTGTGGTGGCTTATTAACAGGTGGTTTAGGCAATGGTGGTTTCTTGTTTGGTGGTGTATTAATTGGTCGCTTACGCGATGGCGGTTTCTTCTGTGGTGGCTTAGGAAATGGTGGCTTTAGCAATGGTGGTTTCTTGTCTGGTGGTGTATTAATTGGTCGCTTACGCGATGGCGGTTCCTTGTGCGGCGGTTTAGGAAGTGGTGGCTTTAGCAATAGTGGTTTCTTGTTTGGTGATTTATTAATAGGTTGTTTTTTAATTGGAGGCTTGTAAGTAGGAGGAGGCTTGTAAATTGGAGGATTGTAAACTGGAGTGTTAGTTGGATTTTTGTGAATTGGAGTTGTGTAAATTGGATTTGGAGGCATATTGTGGGATGGAGATTTATCAGCAAGCCCTAGAGGAACAAGGGTAAGAGCAGAAAGGAACACTAACCCTAGCGAGTACAAGAAAAAGGAAGCCATTTTAGGTAGTGATTTTAGTGTGCATAACATATAGggaatgcttaggttttataCTAGTTTGGGACCTCAATGGGAGTGTAAGGTCTtaatacaaaacttttttttttttttatctctctacAATCACTCCACTAAATGTCAAAAAGTTAGTAGGGAATATTATTATCAACAAGCAAAAAACTGTTGtggaataattttcaaaaatgtaaaAACTTCTTACTTTTTAGAATGTTTTAGGAAAATTAGGAAATCTAGATTCTTGGCTATGGCAGGCCAAACTATAAAACAGTTTTTTCAAGAAAGACCCGTTTGTTTTATTGGCCATGGCAGGTCAAATTAAAAGGCTGGTAAAATAATAGCTTTAGGCCTgcaattattttatgttattatgaccCTCAAATTTAAGtgtctaattttttattatttatttaaacataacaagaaaaacttgacaaaaaaactTAAGATGAAAAATATCCTTAAATCATAGAAGTTCAAACATATGATTGCATTACTCAGATACAAATTTACATTCACAATAATAACAAgatttagaaaatataaaaatttctaagaatttgaagatgtaaataaaaatattatactttttaataaaatgttattatgttttttttcctcaaaaaaaaaaaaaaatgttatcatggttttaaaAAGTTCTAACATCACACTTGCTAAAAAATCATTGGACCTCCGTAAATAAATTGGGCTGTCCCCATGTAGTGGTTTTCCTCCATTTGCTTATATACTTTTAGCAAGTGATATCAATAAAGAAAGATCTAATACCAAGACAATTACGTGTCCCAACCACGAGCACTTTACCTCCTTAATTTTATGGTTctcaaacctttcaaaaaagaTCTTTCAAATCCCGAAAGCAACTCACGTAGATTATCGTGTCTAGATTTAAAAGAAATCAGATATGCGAAGGATCTTAACATGCCTCGTTGGCCTGGGGTAGAAAGTAGAAACCTGAAGAACATATTAGCTCCTTCACGAACTGATTCATTCATGAAACCAGTGACGAATTCTCTAATTAATTGGCACATCGCCATCCAACATCTTCGATGAACTCGGAAAAAATAGGAGATTACAAAAtgttagtatttattttttgttaaaactaaAGTAATCTTTTTCAGttcattttagttttgatttctATATTTATACGTATGTTTTTCAGATTGGTTTTCTTTATTTCAAACTTCTCTAATTTTCACTTCCACACACAATCCACATTTTCTCTCGGAAAGTTTAAACAGGAAGCACTTAAAATAACCAGTTCCATAATCTCTCGTACTTTGTTGAGTAGTATAATCATTAGTAAACTCCCACTACTAGATACTCTCTATTTTCCTGCCGCTTTACCCTCGAATTCTGGTGAAATTTCCGCAGGAAAGCTGTTTCCTGCGGATTTTGCCAAGGGTTTAGGTTCCTTCGTGGGTTTCCTAAGGATTTTAAGATCACATAAATATTCCTACGGATATATTCGAAGGCAAATCCGCAGGAAAGATGTCTGATTTCTGGAACATTTCCGCAgcaaacaacaaagaaaaatccgCAGATTCCCCAGGTAAATCCGCAGGAAATGggttatataataaaaaaaattagtgcaCTTGTATGCATTTTCGaagaatgaaaatataaaataaattatgtatttaaaaccatttaatttatttgacagTAAGTTTTCATCAACTAAGATAAATTAGAGTGTATGGGAGCATACACATAACAAACTACTTGTATTATACaacattatcataatcataggcataacctttaaaaaatctgaaatttcaAAAGAATGTTTACATTAGCACCACCTTAATAGCTTATAGATTCAAAGCAACTCAACTTATCATTAAAACTGTTCATAGATTTAATGACCTTGTCTGGGGTAGAGAAGCACTATTGTGCCACATGTGCTATAAACTGATACCGCAGTTCTTCAGCACTAACACTATGATCAATGTTCTTCACAAAAATGTTTGATCCCTGTACTTCAATGATGACATACTAAGAAAGTTGAAATTAGTTAGTCAACTATCTATTGGTGAAAGGGCATGAAATTACATTGTATTTCATGTTTTGTTCCTTGCATTTTTCCTCAAACAAGTGAGGCAATAGACTGCATAAGTTCTTATCCATTCAGGTTCTCCAAACATATTTGACCAATCAAAGCCAGGCATGTACATAGAATCAACATGCAGGAAAGTACAATTTTGTTCACAAAAGACCTATGCACAaaaccaataaataaattaccaaGTTGCGATCCCTTCATTGCTTCCATTGTTTGTTTATATCATGTAGTCCCACATTATATATCTATGAATTCTGCTTGCTTAAGAtgtattttaaggaaattaattcaaaatttgatccTTTTACCAGAAACTCAAGATAAGCTTATGCTATAATGATAAGCAAATTCTTTAAGGAGTTTATTTTCACCATTGAAATGCGGGGGTAATGCAAGTAAACTTCTGATATAGTAAGTGACCGACCTTTTGAGATCTCATGATCTCCAAATGTATTAATTTGGAAGAATCTTCCTAATCATGTTGTTGGAGAAAGTAGGAGTAGCAAAGGTCTTTTCACATTGATTAGAAGATTATATCTCCTCCAGTTGTCATACGAGCTTAATTATCcgttataagctataagctataaggtAGCTTATATGTCTTACCATACAGACCCATAGTAACTATGTTTCCTCATCTTCTAGCATTGAGAGTTTGTTCAAAGAATATCACTGATGTTAAAATTTACAACTTTTGCATCAACTACGAGTTGAAAGAcatcagaaagggaaaatttaTCGAAGTAGTAACTTCTCATGATAGATGATAAAGAAGGATATAGAGAAGTTATTTTGATTGAAATCTTTATGTATTCCGCTTCATGTAGCTGGTTTAGAATAGCCCTAGAAAATCCCTTAGGATTTCATTttcacttaaatttttttatggtttaacTCTTTTGTAATGAATATGTTAgagttttaatataaattagaaattaaatttgttgttttcgAATTTCAATTCTTTTTAGAATACTATTGCTCACAATCTTAgttctttcaattttaatttgttttacttTACGTTAAGCTTATCCctcattttttggttttgtttctttaattttttagcCTCTCTCCACACTCTCTCTTATTGTCTTAtgaactatttttatatttatatttgcatCAGTTTGTGTTTGTAACGCCCCAGATAGCTTTCAGGATGATCGACTGATCCCAGAAACCAAAAATTATGAGTGTGATAAGCAGTACCGGGCCAGCCAACGATAACAAAAGTGAATAACATGTCTAAGTTACGTTACACACTAACATGacatttttttgttggaaatctCTTTCTAGCAATATAACGAATTTGATCTTTAGTAGGAACAATGGCTGGAATATGCCATCTATTGAACCAATGCACCCTTCAAAATGAGGCCAATACCTacgatcattttttatcttGGAGGGAGTTTCTGCAAAGTTAAAATCTGGAGGCCTTACATTTTCCTTTGCTAATAAACATAAACTTTCCAAAACTTCCCCAAACTTTCTACTCACAGTCTCTCCTGATTTTCCGAATTTATTCTGAACATTTCGATTAGTTTCACTATGTGCGCAAGTCCAAAGAAACATAACAAGTGTCTCCAATGATGTCATTTCTTTAGATGGATGTAACCATCCTTTACTCaccaataatttttcaagtttcaatatgGCATGAGAttccatcctaaacatattaTAACTTTCACCCCTAGTGTTAAGAGTTTCTCGAACCCAAGTCTGTCCACGAGAATCAAGAAATCTATTACCTTGCTTTATTAAGTACTTCATGTGATAATCATAAGCGATTACTGCTGCAGCATAACATATCTTATAAAACCcgcatttcttttttttactcttCTCG
It encodes:
- the ENOD11 gene encoding early nodulin-11 precursor, producing MASFFLYSLGLVFLSALTLVPLGLADKSPSHNMPPNPIYTTPIHKNPTNTPVYNPPIYKPPPTYKPPIKKQPINKSPNKKPLLLKPPLPKPPHKEPPSRKRPINTPPDKKPPLLKPPFPKPPQKKPPSRKRPINTPPNKKPPLPKPPVNKPPHKKPSNKRPPPYGNQPPPSIHF